In the genome of Vespa crabro chromosome 17, iyVesCrab1.2, whole genome shotgun sequence, one region contains:
- the LOC124429937 gene encoding aurora kinase C-like, producing MLKGKENILQANTTASQFDPKLQVNNFKKLRIASTNSVLADVNNQGSKKNETRIVQNNKTDSSNCTTKNNQNNFSKQSPKISPSSSKSTESKIQDNFNNASNNDKKDVVTIESTEQNDVNNKKSKKKWVLTDFDIGRPLGKGKFGNVYLAREKKSKFIIAMKVLFKAQIQKQGVEDQVMLYQVQREIEIQTHLRHPNILRMYGYFHDEKRVYLILEYAPKGELYKELNAQPDKRFDEVRTATYMSQLADALKYCHSKKVIHRDIKPENLLLGLKGELKMADFGWSVHAPSSRRETLCGTLDYLPPEMVMGKTYNHTVDLWSVGVLCYECLVGSPPFLAPTYEETYVRIKKAQYKFPDFVSEGARDLISKLLIVNPDKRLPLEDVLTHPWIMKNRTTEPHVQ from the exons ATgctgaaaggaaaagaaaatattcttcaaGCTAATACAACTGCTTCTCAATTTGATCCTAAATTACaagttaataatttcaaaaaattgaGAATTGCAAGCACAAACTCTGTATTAGCGGATGTCAACAATcaaggaagtaaaaaaaacgAGACTAGGAttgtacaaaataataaaactgatTCATCTAATTGTACAACGaagaataatcaaaataatttttctaaacaaTCGCCTAAAATATCGCCTTCTTCGTCTAAATCAACGGAATCGAAGAttcaagataattttaataatgcttccaataatgacaaaaaggATGTTGTGACTATAGAAAGTACAGAACAGAACGATGTGAATAacaaaaagagcaaaaagaaaTGGGTATTAACGGATTTTGATATTGGACGTCCTCTTGGTAAAGGGAAATTTGGAAATGTCTATCTtgctagagaaaaaaagtctaaatttattatagcCATGAAAGTACTTTTCAAAGCGCAAATACAAAAGCAAGGAGTCGAAGATCAAGTTATGTTATATCAAGTGCAAAGGGAAATTGAGATACAAACTCACTTAag acatCCTAATATCCTACGTATGTACGGCTATTTCCACGATGAAAAAAGagtgtatttgatattagaatatGCTCCAAAAGGTGAATtgtataaagaattaaatgcACAGCCCGACAAACGTTTTGACGAAGTTAg AACGGCTACGTATATGTCGCAATTAGCAGATGCATTAAAATATTGTCatagtaaaaaagtaatacaTCGTGATATAAAGCCAGAAAATTTATTGCTTGGTCTAAAAGGTGAATTAAAAATGGCTGATTTTGGTTGGTCAGTTCATGCACCTTCGTCGAGACGAGAAACTTTATGCGGTACTCTTGATTATTTACCACCAGAAATGGTAATGGGAAAGACATATAATCACACTGTAGACTTATGGAGCGTTGGTGTACTATGTTACGAATGTTTAGTCGGTTCTCCACCATTTCTTGCACCAACTTACGAAGAAACGTAtgttagaattaaaaaagcaCAGTATAAATTTCCTGATTTTGTTAGCGAAGGCGCGAGAGACTTAATTTCAAAg TTACTAATCGTAAATCCAGATAAAAGACTGCCATTAGAAGATGTTTTAACTCATCCTTGGATAATGAAAAATCGCACAACGGAGCCCCACGTGCAGtga